The following DNA comes from Syntrophorhabdaceae bacterium.
TATCCCTGGGAAAATAAAGCCCCGGCGCATGTCTTCCGGTGAAACCCGACCTTTTCTGTCCGTTTCTTGGTAATACAGCCGCGTATAGTGCAGGCCAAAGGAGGTATGCAGGAGCAACCAGGAGAAGATCACCGCGATCACACTTAGGACAACTAGGAGTCGGAAGTGGCCCACAGACCGCTGGCTGACTGCAGTGAGGATGAAGCCCACACAGGTAGTCCCGACATAGGCCGTCAATATC
Coding sequences within:
- a CDS encoding DUF1345 domain-containing protein; protein product: ILTAYVGTTCVGFILTAVSQRSVGHFRLLVVLSVIAVIFSWLLLHTSFGLHYTRLYYQETDRKGRVSPEDMRRGFIFPGIIDPTYEDFLYVSFTIALTYSMSDVNVTSRIHKRVVVIHALISFLFYYTILAVVLNAIVTS